A window of bacterium genomic DNA:
GCGCAGGGGAGCGGCCAGGGCGCGCAGCTGCGCATCGTCGATGAAGCCCATGCGCCAGGCGATCTCCTCGGGGCAGGCGATCTTGAAGCTCTGCCGATCCTCGATCACGCGGATGAACTGCCCGGCGTCGAGCAGCGACTGGTGCGTGCCGGTGTCGAGCCACGCGGCGCCGCGGCCGAGGATTTCCACGTTGAGGTCGCCGCGCTCGAGGTACGCGCGGATCACGTCTGCGATTTCCAGCTCGCCGCGCGCTGAAGGCTTGATCGCCCGCGCGATGCCCACCACGTCACGATCGAAGAAGTACAGCCCCGTTGCCGCGATGTTCGACTTCGGCTGCTTCGGCTTTTCCTCGACCCCGACGGCGCGCCCGTCAGGGCCCACCTCGATGACGCCGTAGCGCTCGGGGTCGCTGACCGTGTAGCCGAAGATGGTGCCACCGCTCTCCTGCTGTGCCACCCGCTGCAGCCGCTTCGAGAGGCCTTCGGCATAGAAGATGTTGTCGCCCAGGATCAGGCACGCCGGCCCGCCGTCCAGGAACTCCTCCGCCAGCAGGAACGCCTGCGCCAGCCCGTCGGGCGTCGGCTGCACGGTGTACTCGAGGCGCAATCCCCAGCGCCGGCCGTCGCCCAGCAGCTTGCGGAACGAGGGCTGGTCCTCCGGCGTGGTGATGATGAGGATGTCGCGGATCCCCGCCAGCATCAGCGTCGACAGCGGGTAGTAGATCATCGGCTTGTCGTAGACGGGCATCAGCTGCTTGCTCACCGTGAGGGTGAGCGGATGCAGGCGGCTGCCGGTTCCGCCGGCCAGGATGATGCCTTTGAAGGGGGTGGTGGACACGGGGATGGGTCCTCGGGGCTGGGGGCCTGGGGCTCGTGGATCTCGGGACCGGGAGTCGGTTGCCGGGAGGATAGTACAGGCGGGGCGGTCTGGCGCGGGAAATCGCGCAGTGGGGTCGTCGGGGGTGGCCGGGCGTGCGCCGGCGCACGCCCGACC
This region includes:
- the rfbA gene encoding glucose-1-phosphate thymidylyltransferase RfbA, with the protein product MGAARIARFVGFGAGGSEGCAPGPHRRRRSVRRRTPGRACAGARPATPDDPTARFPAPDRPACTILPATDSRSRDPRAPGPQPRGPIPVSTTPFKGIILAGGTGSRLHPLTLTVSKQLMPVYDKPMIYYPLSTLMLAGIRDILIITTPEDQPSFRKLLGDGRRWGLRLEYTVQPTPDGLAQAFLLAEEFLDGGPACLILGDNIFYAEGLSKRLQRVAQQESGGTIFGYTVSDPERYGVIEVGPDGRAVGVEEKPKQPKSNIAATGLYFFDRDVVGIARAIKPSARGELEIADVIRAYLERGDLNVEILGRGAAWLDTGTHQSLLDAGQFIRVIEDRQSFKIACPEEIAWRMGFIDDAQLRALAAPLRNSGYGGYLLRLPEERR